A single window of Salvia splendens isolate huo1 chromosome 6, SspV2, whole genome shotgun sequence DNA harbors:
- the LOC121807770 gene encoding protein XRI1-like produces MSYNNNGSDMWGWRNQVYSLEDNTSIEASKSLMNEVEHNVDHISYMFDNETTPVKACGDLPYYVTNNGTSGKESELYRDHSSQVKRRRMLQFESEVLETPICNDEEFLRSKETEQSLEAAISDMSQWVAGFTTSNECLDPSSEGWMADCFNDPGMHLCNEDFNSACGGASDVQIDVTELCNTAPTYEVKNTLSISTPRNVVFRGTKSYMRTPPKPASSVIYPFTFIKPCSLLGHTTLQDINQRIHNPPKPKPAEDEYPTSAFSGKPVVGKTKIHTEGGKGSITIMRTKG; encoded by the exons ATGAGCTACAACAACAATGGCAG TGACATGTGGGGCTGGAGAAATCAGGTTTATTCTCTTGAAGATAACACTAGCATAG AAGCATCTAAGTCCCTTATGAATGAAGTGGAACACAATGTAGATCATATCTCTTATATGTTCGACAACGAGACTACCCCGGTTAAGGCCTGTGGAGACTTGCCCTACTATGTCACCAACAATG GGACATCAGGGAAAGAGTCGGAGCTGTACAGGGATCACTCGTCTCAAGTGAAAAGGCGCAGGATGCTGCAGTTTGAGTCCGAAGTCTTGGAAACGCCCATTTGCAACGATGAGGAGTTTTTAAGATCTAAG GAGACAGAACAGTCTCTTGAAGCTGCTATTTCAGACATGTCACAGTGGGTCGCTGGTTTCACAA CCAGCAATGAGTGCTTGGATCCTTCATCCGAAGGGTGGATGGCAGACTGCTTCAATGATCCCGGGATGCACCTCTGCAACGAAGATTT CAATAGTGCATGTGGAGGAGCATCCGATGTTCAAATTGATGTCACGG AGCTTTGCAACACTGCTCCTACTTATGAGGTCAAGAACACTCTTAGTATTAGTACTCCTCGAAACGTTGTCTTCAGAGGTACAAAATCATACATGCGAACGCCTCCCAAGCCAGCATCATCGGTGATCTATCCATTCACATTCATCAAACCATGTAGTCTGCTCGGACACACAACTCTCCAGGACATAAACCAGAGGATCCACAATCCACCAAAGCCTAAACCAGCAGAAGACGAGTATCCCACATCAGCATTCTCCGGGAAGCCTGTCGTTGGGAAGACCAAAATCCACACCGAAGGTGGGAAGGGCAGCATCACAATCATGAGGACCAAAGGGTAG